AATTTGATAACGAATCAACAGTCAATGCCATAAAGAAATCGCTTGAGATGTCGGGATTCAGGGTAGTGAAGGTTGAGGCAGATGACAAGGCATACATCAAGCTCAAGAAGATAAAGCCCGACTTTGTGTTCAACATTGCAGAAGGGCTGGGCGGAAAAAGCAGGGAATCACACATTCCCGCAATGCTTGAGGTGCTTGAGATTCCATACACTGGCTCAGACCCTTCAACCCTCTCAATCGGGCTCAACAAGGCAATGACAAAGGAAATTCTTGAGCAGCATAAAATCCCAACAGCTCCGTTTCAGGTTTTCTATGCTCCCGAGGACAGGCTAAACAGAAAGGTTTCATTTCCTCTCATAGTAAAGCCGCTTTATGAGGGCTCAAGCAAGGGAATCAAGGACAATTCTGTGGTAAAAAACGAGAGAGAGCTGCGTGAAAAGCTGAAAGAGGTAATTGAAAACTATGAGCAGCCAGCCCTGGTGGAAAACTTCCTCCCCGGAAGGGAATTCACTGTCGGCGTTATTGGAAATGACGAGCCGGTTGCCCTTCCCATAAGGGAGATAGTATTTGACAAATTCCCCGAAGGGGCAAACAAGATATATTCCTATGAAGCGAAGTGGGTGTGGGATACACCCGAAAACCCAATTGACGTCGGAGTCTGTCCGGCAAAGCTTCCTGCGCACATGAAGAAGCGGATAGAGAAGCTTGCGGTGGACACCTACAGGGTTTTGGAGTGCAGGGACTGGTCAAGGGTGGACATACGGCTTGGGAAGAGAAACAGGCCTTACGTGCTTGAGATAAATCCTCTTCCCGGCATTCCTCCTGACCCGTCTGAGCACGGATGCCTGCCCTCAATATGGTATTCAATGGGGCTGAAATACGAGCAGCTCATAAACACAGTGCTTTATCATGCAATGAAGAGATACGGAATTGAGGGAAAGCTCAGGGAAGCGCACATAATAAAAGACCTGAAAAGGGAGAAAAGGAAAAAATAATCCGGGATTAAATAACTGATGATTAAACAACAGACGGTTAATTCAATTTCAATTCGGGATTAATAAAATTTATGATTAATAGAGTATCAGCAAAAAAAGAAGAGATAGAAAACGAGGACAAAAACAAGAGAAAACTTGGGGAGTGAATTTATAAAATGGTTATGAAAATAGGGATTTTATACAACATCGTGAACAAGCTTGAAAGGGGAGAGCCTGCTGACATAATTGCAGACCAGGACATCCTCAATACTGTAAAGGGAGTCGGAGACGCCCTTAAATCAGCCGGGCATGAGGTAAGCACAATACCAGTGGACTCGCAGATCTATGAAAAGCTCAAGTCATCAAAGCTGGACCTTGTGTTCAATCTCGGAGAGGGAATTGGCGGAAATGTTATTGCAGAGGCATACATCCCTGCAATGCTTGAGCTTCTTGCGATACCATACACGGGCTCAAACTTCCTGACTTTATCAGTGTGCCTTGACAAGTCAAGGACAAAGCAGATTCTCATGTCAAATGACATTCCCACGCCAAAATTCCAGATATTCAAGGAAGCATCTGATGCATTGAATCCTGAACTGAAATTCCCGATGATTGTAAAGCCAATTCATGAGGACGCAAGCATAGGGATAACAAATGATTCTGTAGTAAATGATGAGGCAAAGCTAAGGGAAAGGCTCACCTATGTCATAAAGAACTACAAGCAGAATGCAATTGTTGAGGAATTCATAGACGGAAGGGAAGTCAATGTCTCAATTATAGGAAACAGGGAATTATGCGCGCTTCCTGTTGAGGAGCTTGAGTTCAGGGACATTCCCGAAGGAACATTCAAGATATGCTCATACCAGGCAAAATGGATGCCTGATACAGAGATATTCAAGAAAACAGTCCCGGTATGCCCGGCGGCAAACCTGCCGAAGAATGTTGAGAACAAGGTGAAGAGGCTCTCTCTTGCAGCATACAGGATTATGGAATGCCAGGACTATGCAAGGGTTGACATAAGGATAGACAAGGATAACAACCCATTCATCCTCGAGGTAAATCCAAACCCGGATATTGGACCGATTGACACTGCGTTTACAAGGGCTGCATCTGCATCAGGGATTGACTACAATGCTTTGATACTGAAAATCGTTGACTTTGCAATTGAAAGGCAGATTGCACAGAAAAGGGTTGAGGCAAAGCTGAGCGTAATTCAGTAAGCAAGATTTAATGCTTTAAAACTGCTTGAAAACTTTTTTTGCCTTTTTTTGGGATAAGGCATTTTTTCCTTTTTTTGTCAATTGCAAATCTGATTTTTTTAATTTATTCACTTAATTTTAGGAAAGAATTAAATTCTTTAAAACAATAATGCTTTAATATGCAGGTTCGAGGGGGAAGAGTGAAGAAGAACAGGTATGAAAAGGTAAAGCTGTCCTACAGGATAACAAAGAGGGGGCTGCACGTCCACATAAACAAGCGCGTATATCCTATCAACTATCCCCTTTCTGTCTGGAAAAATTTCTCAAGGAATTCCAAGCACTTCCTTTCAGACAATCTTCTCAGCGTAGTCGGGATGCAGCTTCCATTCATGCTGAATTCGAAGAAGGTTATTTACAGTTCTTCCTTTCCCATGCTTGAGCCTTTTTTCAGGGAGCTCTCAATATTTTCTGCACCTGCCTGCGTTGATGCCGACAGGAAGTCAGTATCTGAAAGCCTGAAGCAATACCTGAATGTCCAGCACAAGTTCCGGAATTACAAGATAAAGAAGCCAAATATCCAGTTTGAGCCAGAGGAAAAGAGCATTGTTACATTCACATTCGGAAAAGACAGCCTCATGAGCTATGCTATCTGCAAGGAGCTCGGGCTTGAGCCCCTTCCCATTTATGTGAAGGAGCCTGACCTTTCAGGAATGTATGAAAACAAGCATAAGCATGTTCTCCAGGAAAAATTCAGGAAGGAATTCGGGCAGAAAGTGATTAACCTTGAATACGGGCTTGGATATGCAAGGTATTCGGAAAGATTCCCAGAGCTTCAGCCGACTCAGTTCGGCTCCACAAGCCAGCTGACAGAATACGCATTGTCCCTCCTTCCCTTCCTGAAAAAGCACAAGGCGTCATACATGGTTTTTGGAAATGAAAAAAGCTGCTCCGATTCATACTTTACAAACGAGGGCTTTGAGTCAAACCCTGTTTTTGACCAGTCCTCAAACTGGATGATGAGGATAAAATCAATCCTTTCCATAGTTACAAGGAACCAATGCACAGCCATGAGCGTTGTAGAGCCCCTGCATGAGATAGCAATCACAAAAATCCTGCATAACAGGTACAAGAATCTTGCAAAATACCAGACGAGCTGCTTTGCAGACAATGACAACGGAATGAACTCAAGATGGTGCTGCAGCTGCTCAAAATGCGCAAGAATGAACATCTTTATGCTCGCATGCGGAATAGACCCAAAAAGTGCTGATTTAAGAAGCAACATGCTTGGAAGGGAGAGCATGCCCCTTTATCCCATCTTCAATAAATTCAACAAGGAAAAAAACAGTGATGACGGAAGGATAAAGCCGTATGACATGAGCGGGCTTGGGAAAGACGAGCAGCTTCTCGCATTTTACATGGCATACAAGAACGGAGCAAAGGGATTCTTAATAGAGCAGTTCAGGAAAAAATTCCTGAATGAGGCGAAGAGTCGCGAAGACGAGCTTATGAAGAAGTTCTTTTCAGTCCACAACTCAATCACAATGCCATACAAGATAAGAAAGAGTGTTGAAGGAATATACAAAGAGGAATTGGCTTAAAAAATTAAGCGGTTTTTCGTTTTTTAATCATCATTTCTTAACTTAATCATCAACTTTCTAACTATTTCTTGCAGCTTCCCTTTGTGAACCAGGAAACCTGCTCATTCATGCACGCAGTGCACCAGTTCGGGTATTCCATGCCGTCGCTTCCGCAGACGGTAATCCGGAAGTCCATGCAGCCAAGAGGCCTTTCATCAGGGCAGTTTTCCATGGCTTCCCTGCTGCAGCCGAAAGCAAGGATAAGAGAGGCAATAGATGCAAAAATAAGCGCGAAAGCAATAATTGGAATGATTTTTCTCATAATCATTCAAAAAGAAACACCGCATATTTATTTTTTTCTCAATTCAGGGATAAATGATAAGGATTTCTTCGCAAAATTTATAAGCGACTTTAAAACAACATGCTGTAAAAGGGTGATACAATGCAAACAGGAATGCAAACAGGAATAATAGTTTTAGCGGCGGCAATTGGAATAACAGCAGTTTATTTCGTTTCAGACTACAACCGGCTTGTGGTGCTGAAGAACAGGATAGAAAATGCATTCTCTCAGATAGATGTTCAGCTGAAGAGGCGCTCAGACCTAATCCCGAAGCTTGTTGAATCTGTAAAGGGGTATGCCAAGTATGAAAAGGGCGTTCTCAAGGAAATTACAGCTGCAAGGGCGATGGCTGAAGGGGCGCGCTCTGTATCAGACAAGGCCAAGGCAGATGTCAAGATGGAATCTGCGCTTAAGACATTCTTTGCAGTTGCAGAGAGCTATCCAAAACTCCGGGCAAACGAAAACTTCCTCCTCCTGCAGGAGGAAATATCAGGAACTGAAAACAAGATTGCATACTCAAGGCAGTTCTACAATGACACAGTAATGCATTTCAACTCAACAATACAGATGTTCCCGACAAGCATCATTGCATCTATCTTCAGGTTCCAGAAAAGGGATTTCTTCAAGGCAGAGGAATCTGAAAAGGCAGATGTGAAAATGAGCATGCAGTAATCAAGTGATGAAAATATGATATATGAAAGAATAGAAAGCAACAAGAGAAACTCCATAATCCTTTTTGCAGCATTTTTTGCAGTTGTTCTGCTTCTCGGCTATGTTTTTGGAATGCTTTTCTCAACAGGAATATTCGGGATATTCATTGCGCTTTTAATATCAGGGTCAATGGCTCTTGCAAGCTATTATTCCGGAGACAAGATGGCTCTTTCAATAAACCATGCAGTGCCGGCATCAAAAAGGGAATACCCGCACCTGATAAACACAATAGAAGGGCTCTCAATTGCAGCAGGAATCCCAAAGCCAAAGGCATATGTTATGGATGACCCTGCAATAAACGCATTTGCAACAGGAAGGGACCCAACCCATGCATCAATTGCAGTCACCAAAGGAGCGCTTGAGAAGCTGGAAAGAGATGAGCTTGAAGGGGTCATAGGGCACGAGATGAGCCATGTCAAGAACTATGACATAAGATTCATGACAATTGTCGCAATCCTTGTAGGAATAATTGCAATAATCTCAGATTTCATGATGAGAAGCTTCTTCTGGGGCGGAAGGAGAAGAAGCAGGGATGATGAATCAGGGCAGGCATACATCATTCTTGCGCTCGTTGGGCTTGTGCTTGCAATAATAACACCGATAATCGCCCAGCTGATAAAATTCGCAATCTCAAGAAAGAGGGAGTTCTTGGCAGATGCAGACAGCGCCCTTCTCACAAGATACCCGAAAGGGCTGGCAAATGCGCTGAGGAAAATCGAGAAGGACGGAAAGCAGATGGAAAACGCATCTCCTGCTCTTGAGCACATGTACATAGCAAACCCGTTTAAGAAGAAGAACTGGTTTATCGGGATGTTCAGCACCCACCCTCCAATAGAGGAGAGGATAAAGGCGCTGGAAGAGATGTAATAAAATGCAGATGTGATTGAATGCGGCTATCTGTTTTAACTGATTTTTTTAATTGATTTTAATTTTTTTTTTAAAATCCTCAAATCTTTTTCTCACAAGATTTTTAAACCTGAGAAAAATACGCTTTTTTATGGCTGAATCAGTGGCTCTTGACCCTATTGCTGTAATCAGGTATTACAGCAGGAAGGACATCCAGGAAGAGATGGTAATCAATGCGCGGGACAGGGAGGTTGCTGTAAAATACGGCGAATCCGGCTTTGGAAAGCGCCCGGACATTCTAAGGTATCCTGATGACATAATAGAGCTTGCAAAGGACGGGGCAACATCGTTCCACGCATCAGAGGAGCTGTGGAAAAACCCCCTTTCCCTGAAGGCAGAGGAGAAGCGCTCAGAGATTGAACAGCTGAGGACTGGATGGGACCTGGTGCTTGATATTGACTGCCACTTCTTTGAATACTCAAAAATCGCTGCAAAGCTTGTTATTGAAGCCCTGAGATACCACGGGATAAAGAGCATAAGCGTGAAATTCTCAGGAAACAAGGGATTCCATATCGGAGTCCCTTTCCAGGCATTCCCAGATAAGATTGGGGACAAGGAGTCAAGGCTTCTCTTCCCTGAAGGCGCAAGAAAAATCGCATTCTACCTCAAAGAGATGATAAAAAATCCCCTAAGCAGGGAAATTATGGCTCTTGAGAAGAACAACTTCTCGGCAATAGTTGAAAAGACAGGGAAGGATTCAAAGGAAATCACAAGGTTTGTCACAAATGAATTTTCAGAGAATATTCCTGAGCTTAATGCAGAGCCGTTCCTTGACATTGACACAATCCTCATCTCATCAAGGCACCTTTACCGCATGCCATACTCATTCAACGAGAAGTCAGGGCTGATAAGCGTCCCAATACCCCTTGACTCAATCAGCTCATTCAAGAGGGAGGATGCAAAGCCGGAGCTTGTAAAGGTTGTTGAGGAAAGGTTTCTTGACAGGAATAAGGCAATTCCCGGAGAGGCAAAAAAGCTGATTGTCCAGGCATTTGACTTTTCATCGAAGGTTGAGTATGATTCAAGGGAAAAGGAAGAGGCGGCAAATTCAGGAAAGAGAAAGATGGAAGCGCCGACAAGCGCAATCCCCGAATCATTCTTTCCCCCATGCATAAAAAAGATTCTTGAAGGGCTCACAGACGGCAGGAAAAGAGCCATCTTCACCCTTGTGAATTTCCTTTCAAGCGTAGGATGGAATTATGATGAGATTGAGTCAAGGCTTGCTCTCTGGAACAAAAAGAACAGCGAGCCCCTCAGGGAAAATTATCTTGTCGGGCAGATAAGATACCACAGGCAGATGAAAAAGAATGTGCTGCCCCCAAACTGCGCAAACAAGATGTATTATTCTGAAATCGGAGTGTGCGCTCCAGATTCATTGTGCGGCAAGATTAAGAATCCTGCGAATTATGCAATAATCAGGTTCCGCGGGCAGGCGCAGCTGGAAGAAAAGAAAAAACCAAGGGCAAAAAAGCCAAAAGCAAATGCGAAAAAGAGAGAAAAGGAAAATTAAACTTATTCCTCGTAAGAATCCTCTTCTGAATGCTTTTCAGAAGATTCATCCTCATCTTCTGTTCTATCATTTTCTGTTCCATTTTCTTCTGTTTCATTTCCCGGAAGCGAATCATCAGCCTTTCCCGGATTTCCCTTATCAATCTTAAGCGCGATTTCCTTCTCATCATTAATTGCTTCTTTGTCAATCTTCGCAATAGAAACCACTTCATCGTTCTCATCAAGCCTTATCAGATGAACGCCCTGGGCATGCCTTCCGACAACAGATGCCTGGCTTACAGGGAACCTTATTGCGCTTCCGTTCTTTGTGATGAGCATGA
The DNA window shown above is from Candidatus Woesearchaeota archaeon and carries:
- a CDS encoding ATP-grasp domain-containing protein is translated as MKKSLEMSGFRVVKVEADDKAYIKLKKIKPDFVFNIAEGLGGKSRESHIPAMLEVLEIPYTGSDPSTLSIGLNKAMTKEILEQHKIPTAPFQVFYAPEDRLNRKVSFPLIVKPLYEGSSKGIKDNSVVKNERELREKLKEVIENYEQPALVENFLPGREFTVGVIGNDEPVALPIREIVFDKFPEGANKIYSYEAKWVWDTPENPIDVGVCPAKLPAHMKKRIEKLAVDTYRVLECRDWSRVDIRLGKRNRPYVLEINPLPGIPPDPSEHGCLPSIWYSMGLKYEQLINTVLYHAMKRYGIEGKLREAHIIKDLKREKRKK
- a CDS encoding ATP-grasp domain-containing protein, producing MVMKIGILYNIVNKLERGEPADIIADQDILNTVKGVGDALKSAGHEVSTIPVDSQIYEKLKSSKLDLVFNLGEGIGGNVIAEAYIPAMLELLAIPYTGSNFLTLSVCLDKSRTKQILMSNDIPTPKFQIFKEASDALNPELKFPMIVKPIHEDASIGITNDSVVNDEAKLRERLTYVIKNYKQNAIVEEFIDGREVNVSIIGNRELCALPVEELEFRDIPEGTFKICSYQAKWMPDTEIFKKTVPVCPAANLPKNVENKVKRLSLAAYRIMECQDYARVDIRIDKDNNPFILEVNPNPDIGPIDTAFTRAASASGIDYNALILKIVDFAIERQIAQKRVEAKLSVIQ
- a CDS encoding LemA family protein, which codes for MQTGMQTGIIVLAAAIGITAVYFVSDYNRLVVLKNRIENAFSQIDVQLKRRSDLIPKLVESVKGYAKYEKGVLKEITAARAMAEGARSVSDKAKADVKMESALKTFFAVAESYPKLRANENFLLLQEEISGTENKIAYSRQFYNDTVMHFNSTIQMFPTSIIASIFRFQKRDFFKAEESEKADVKMSMQ
- the htpX gene encoding zinc metalloprotease HtpX encodes the protein MIYERIESNKRNSIILFAAFFAVVLLLGYVFGMLFSTGIFGIFIALLISGSMALASYYSGDKMALSINHAVPASKREYPHLINTIEGLSIAAGIPKPKAYVMDDPAINAFATGRDPTHASIAVTKGALEKLERDELEGVIGHEMSHVKNYDIRFMTIVAILVGIIAIISDFMMRSFFWGGRRRSRDDESGQAYIILALVGLVLAIITPIIAQLIKFAISRKREFLADADSALLTRYPKGLANALRKIEKDGKQMENASPALEHMYIANPFKKKNWFIGMFSTHPPIEERIKALEEM